In a genomic window of Narcine bancroftii isolate sNarBan1 chromosome 7, sNarBan1.hap1, whole genome shotgun sequence:
- the atg101 gene encoding autophagy-related protein 101 codes for MVILFHPGLVAPGVTAPSPPTPTSPPSSPSSCSLVKDGERTRMNCRSQTLELTVEGRQIEETVLAVLHTVLLHRSSGKFHYKKEGTYSIGTVGTEDVDCDFVDCTYVRVSSDELDRALRRSVGEFKDALRNSGSDGSGQISLEFYQKKKSRWPFSDECIPWEMWAFKLNVVNLANEQERQICREKVGEKLGEKIINIIEVMNRHEYLPKMPTQSEVDNVFDTSLRDVQPYLYKITYQITDSLGTSVSTTMRRLIKDTLAL; via the exons ATGGTGATACTGTTCCACCCAGGTCTGGTGGCGCCCGGTGTcactgccccttccccccccacccctacttcccccccctcctcccccagcagTTGCAGCCTGGTGAAGGACGGCGAGCGGACGAGGATGAACTGTCGGTCGCAGACGCTGGAGCTGACGGTGGAAGGCAGGCAGATCGAGGAGACCGTGCTCGCCGTCCTCCACACCGTGCTTCTGCACAGGAGCTCGGGGAAATTCCACTACAAGAAGGAGGGCACCTACTCGATCGGCACCGTGGGCACCGAAGACGTCGACTGCGATTTCGTCGATTGCACCTACGTGAGGGTGTCGTCGGACGAGCTGGACCGCGCATTGCGCCGATCCGTCGGCGAGTTTAAG GATGCTCTTCGTAACTCTGGCAGCGATGGGAGTGGCCAAATCTCCCTGGAATTCTACCAGAAGAAGAAGTCCCGCTGGCCGTTCTCTGATGAGTGCATCCCGTGGGAGATGTGGGCCTTCAAACTCAATGTGGTGAACTTAGCCAATGAGCAGGAGAGGCAGATCTGCAGGGAGAAGGTGGGCGAGAAACTGGGCGAAAAGATCATCAACATTATCGAGGTGATGAACAGACATGAGTATTTGCCTAAAATGCCCAcacaatcagaggtggacaatgTCTTCGACACAAGTTTGAGAGACGTACAACCCTATCTGTACAAAATTACTTACCAGATCACTGATTCTCTTGGAACATCTGTTAGTACTACCATGAGGAGGTTGATCAAAGACACCTTGGCTTTATAA